atacacatcctaaagtattatcacttagttttttcacacctgtataatataatttatactccACAACCCACCGTTGGATACCTAGGCTTGCTGCTTGCACCATGTTTGACCTTGTAACTTTTACACTTCCAGCCGTGCTCCTATACCGCATCTGCCGTTGCTTCCGGCGCATCTACGTGAAGCTCCTCCATGCTATCTTCCACGCGCTGGCCTTCCCCTGCATCGTGATCGGCTTCCTGGCCGTCCTGGACTTCCACAACAAGAAGGGCATCAACAACTTCTACTCGCTGCACAGCTGGATCGGATTCGTCGCTATGGGACTGTTTGGACTACAGGTAAGATCGCTCTTGGTGTACCTAATGCTTAATAGTTATGTGGACTGTAAATGACTGCAAGTTCTAAAGGCAGATCGCTACTAGACTGGACTGTTTATATTACATTAGATTAATTCAAAAGTAATAGTCGGGTAATATTATGTGTGGTGTCAATAGGTATTAGAGTAGTACCTACTAGTCagatatttttaaagattttattcaAGTTTTGTAAGGCACAATTACGAAGAGAAAATTGGCTTTAGGCATTTAAAAGTTATCGATCACGATTTTCTTGTTCGAGAGCACGTAGCCTAAAATTAAATCAAGATAACCAGCCGTTAACCGGCGTTCAAACTCCCGTTAAATCGCCCAATGCCCGATCACCGAGATTAATCACTTTATTAACCCTACAATGCACACGACCTCGtcaatttttattaactttacttTAATTATAGCTTAGGTTGTTTAtactaagaataatattatatttatgcaaGTTTAAGCGAGCTAACTTTAAGGTTTGAAAATCTTGGTAGGTTCTAAAAAAGTCAGAAATTTCTCATGTCGGTGTGCCGACTAAAGTTAACTAATCAACAGCCATTTAGTTGATATTAGTTTTGACTTATGTCTTGGTTTTGGACTCGTATGTCCATTAACAAACAcctttttttaatgttatatcTTTAATCCTTaaatctttaaatgagcaattcttgtataaatattcggaatcttggaatcggctccaacgattttcatgaaatttagtatatagggggtttcggggacgataaatcgatctagctaggaatcatttttagaaaatgtcattttattcgttctttcatcgaataccgagcaaagctcggtcaaatagtataacataatattatgatctcttTTCAAAAAGTTTACAAACCGGTCATAAGTACAAAGGATCACAAGTAATTTCAAAGTCCCAAAAGATACTCTACATCACgcctatcagttatcacttatcacttaGGTATTATAGGAATATTTCCATTTAGTCTTTGACACTTTCAATTTAGTTACTCATACAATTCCTTACCCTTTCCAGTACGCCGTCGGTTTCTTCAGTTTCCTCCTGCTGTTGATTTGCAACAAGGGTACCGCTGGGTTCCGCGCCTCCTTGGTGCCCGTCCACGCCGCCTTTGGTATCCTGACCTTCGTACTTGGCGTCTGCGCCTGCCTCACCGGACTCACCGAGAAGGCTCTCTTCACACTTGGGTACGTATCATACTCTGATATAGTGAGACACCAAGAAAAAGGGGGTATAAATTACCCCCATTCAGTTATTGGCATTTTGAGGGTTATAAAGATTTGTCGTTTAAATCTGAGTTACGGCTAGAAAATTGCATTAGAATGTTGCAATAGAAGAGCAGAAGCGATATTTTCGTGTGTGAGTGAAATGTAAATATACATAACTTATAGAGACACAGAATAggcccttaagtattatcacttagatttgCAACAACCTGTACAAGCGCACCTTTTTATATAGCATATTTAACCCTTAAATGCCAATAGCTGGATAGATGTAAACCCTATAACAATTGAAAGAGCAACTAGATAGCAATATTTTGAAAGCACTACACAATAGCACTCATAGATTATTTTTGAATTCAGTAACTCTACAATCGGAGAGTTCCAAACAGAGAACAGGTACCCATATGAAATTATTAGTAGTTTGTTTCATTTCACATCCATGCCCATTATTCGTTGAGTGTAATTATTTCTGTCGAATGTTCTACGTTTTATGTTTCATATTCAAAATAATTTCAGCATAGAGACTGTAGACAATAACGTAAATGGccgcaaaaataataatttactatcaaatacgttactttttaaatttctttcgaATAAAAATTTCAGATATTATGATCGGGGATTTTCACAATTCCCGGACTCATTCGGAAACATACCGTGTTGTTGTTCATCAACACATAATCGCGTTATATTTCCGAATTCGAGCCGAACAGGTTTTATGAAATAAGCCGACTGGTTTACAGTCTCTATGGTTCTTGTTTGTGATTGTCGCATGGCTGTGTTTTTCTGTACCGTACAATCGCATTTTAGTAGATTGTTATGCACATAGAGAATGTTGCAGTTTGTCGCGCGATTATTAGTAAATATATAGCCATCATGTTGCGTTATCGCTTAACTTAAAACAAATACTACCTATTGTTTTTCGTAGCTGTAGCTTGGATAATGTTGCTAATAGGCACCGATTTGGTTCCCTTCTGATTTTAATGTAGTTGGGACATTCAAGAAGTTGTAATTCGACAACATACGCTAGATGGCGTTGTATTTACTTTGAATCGCGCTGCGCTTTTTGCCCGTTGCTTGTACGTGTGTCATTCCACAGAGTTGACCGGTACAGCGGTCTGCCAGACGAGGGGGTGATCATCAACGCCATCGGAGTCACCATTATTGCCATACTAGCCGTCACCATGTACATTCTCTCTAGAGACAAGTTCCGAGTTAAACCACGTGACATGAGAGTGTCGGTTAACTTGTAAACAATAtttgtaccatcgaaaaaatttattcataggcagttaacagacctacgtcgtttagttgagttatgtcaattcaaaat
This DNA window, taken from Aricia agestis chromosome 11, ilAriAges1.1, whole genome shotgun sequence, encodes the following:
- the LOC121731598 gene encoding plasma membrane ascorbate-dependent reductase CYBRD1-like isoform X6, which produces MRQRYQLKQTQRSRSYESDEHERGACEWCEYALVITLATILLIGVSALTVFWMFFYREGYGWADDIPEKQFNLHPTLMVAGFITFSGFSVLLYRICRCFRRIYVKLLHAIFHALAFPCIVIGFLAVLDFHNKKGINNFYSLHSWIGFVAMGLFGLQYAVGFFSFLLLLICNKGTAGFRASLVPVHAAFGILTFVLGVCACLTGLTEKALFTLGNSTIGEFQTENRVDRYSGLPDEGVIINAIGVTIIAILAVTMYILSRDKFRVKPRDMRVSVNL
- the LOC121731598 gene encoding plasma membrane ascorbate-dependent reductase CYBRD1-like isoform X1; this encodes MDSNSVSPMPELAPIAEFDKSPPSPPNEEVPMDDLPPPPATITQSEGKKKKVQRSRSYESDEHERGACEWCEYALVITLATILLIGVSALTVFWMFFYREGYGWADDIPEKQFNLHPTLMVAGFITFSGFSVLLYRICRCFRRIYVKLLHAIFHALAFPCIVIGFLAVLDFHNKKGINNFYSLHSWIGFVAMGLFGLQYAVGFFSFLLLLICNKGTAGFRASLVPVHAAFGILTFVLGVCACLTGLTEKALFTLGNSTIGEFQTENRVDRYSGLPDEGVIINAIGVTIIAILAVTMYILSRDKFRVKPRDMRVSVNL
- the LOC121731598 gene encoding plasma membrane ascorbate-dependent reductase CYBRD1-like isoform X3, which gives rise to MDSNSVSPMPELAPIAEFDKSPPSPPNEEVPMDDLPPPPATITQSEGKKKKVQRSRSYESDEHERGACEWCEYALVITLATILLIGVSALTVFWMFFYREGYGWADDIPEKQFNLHPTLMVAGFITFSGFSVLLYRICRCFRRIYVKLLHAIFHALAFPCIVIGFLAVLDFHNKKGINNFYSLHSWIGFVAMGLFGLQYAVGFFSFLLLLICNKGTAGFRASLVPVHAAFGILTFVLGVCACLTGLTEKALFTLGVDRYSGLPDEGVIINAIGVTIIAILAVTMYILSRDKFRVKPRDMRVSVNL
- the LOC121731598 gene encoding plasma membrane ascorbate-dependent reductase CYBRD1-like isoform X7, with the translated sequence MTRKSQTQRSRSYESDEHERGACEWCEYALVITLATILLIGVSALTVFWMFFYREGYGWADDIPEKQFNLHPTLMVAGFITFSGFSVLLYRICRCFRRIYVKLLHAIFHALAFPCIVIGFLAVLDFHNKKGINNFYSLHSWIGFVAMGLFGLQYAVGFFSFLLLLICNKGTAGFRASLVPVHAAFGILTFVLGVCACLTGLTEKALFTLGNSTIGEFQTENRVDRYSGLPDEGVIINAIGVTIIAILAVTMYILSRDKFRVKPRDMRVSVNL
- the LOC121731598 gene encoding plasma membrane ascorbate-dependent reductase CYBRD1-like isoform X5, with product MYSDGVYLPFIGKYLVFMLHGFSRRQRSRSYESDEHERGACEWCEYALVITLATILLIGVSALTVFWMFFYREGYGWADDIPEKQFNLHPTLMVAGFITFSGFSVLLYRICRCFRRIYVKLLHAIFHALAFPCIVIGFLAVLDFHNKKGINNFYSLHSWIGFVAMGLFGLQYAVGFFSFLLLLICNKGTAGFRASLVPVHAAFGILTFVLGVCACLTGLTEKALFTLGNSTIGEFQTENRVDRYSGLPDEGVIINAIGVTIIAILAVTMYILSRDKFRVKPRDMRVSVNL